From the Octopus sinensis unplaced genomic scaffold, ASM634580v1 Contig05185, whole genome shotgun sequence genome, one window contains:
- the LOC115227607 gene encoding homeobox protein DTH-2-like gives MNTQPIMYRPHESLKISNSSIPKRKRRNLFTPAQNAELETRFRSQKYLSAPEREQLAKSINLTTTQVKIWFQNHRYKYKKYIKEKEKNAPDEPNKEESLLLDVESNKYFQEDQKVCLERMEKGDYSLDVKPFKNWNNI, from the coding sequence ATGAATACACAACCCATCATGTACAGACCACACGAGTCGTTGAAAATAAGCAATTCAAGCATCCCCAAGCGAAAGAGAAGGAATTTGTTCACCCCCGCTCAAAACGCAGAGTTGGAGACACGTTTTCGATCTCAAAAGTACTTGTCGGCCCCCGAAAGGGAACAGTTGGCCAAAAGCATAAACCTGACAACAACACAAGTAAAAATATGGTTCCAAAACCATCGCTACAAGTACAAGAAGTATatcaaggagaaagaaaaaaatgccccGGACGAACCAAACAAAGAGGAGTCACTACTTTTAGATGTTGAGTCAAACAAATACTTCCAAGAGGACCAGAAAGTCTGTTTGGAACGAATGGAAAAAGGGGACTACTCACTTGAtgttaaaccttttaaaaattggaataatatatga
- the LOC115227608 gene encoding LOW QUALITY PROTEIN: 2-(3-amino-3-carboxypropyl)histidine synthase subunit 1-like (The sequence of the model RefSeq protein was modified relative to this genomic sequence to represent the inferred CDS: deleted 2 bases in 1 codon), whose translation MSNFELPENYNFEIEKTLWRIRELSARTVALQMPEGLFLFACTIVDILERVIIMADVIYGACCVDDLTAESLGVDLLVHYGHSCLGGICLATLVSVSQMSSVRLLYVFVDIAFDIAHLVDTLQANFSPRERIALKTCLPLYNIVLPREKPLSSCEVLGCTAPRLEDLDLIMSVLHSFPYVGDGRFHSEALMIANPRLPLYKLGGLISCSYSPYTRTLTREYYDYAQMMSVRGKDIELASSAHTFGLVLGTLGRQGSLKVLQCLAQTFEKARRSFVLVLISELSPTRMAHFGDAIDAYVCHVHSQMGTGCLSSSFH comes from the exons ATGAGCAATTTTGAA CTACCCGAAAACTACAACTTTGAAATAGAGAAGACACTCTGGCGAATAAGAGAACTATCAGCCCGGACAGTGGCCTTACAAATGCCGGAAGGACTATTCCTCTTTGCCTGTACGATTGTGGATATCCTCGAACG TGTAATTATAATGGCTGATGTGATCTACGGAGCCTGCTGTGTGGATGACTTGACTGCCGAGTCCTTAGGCGTGGATCTGCTGGTTCATTACGGCCACAGTTGTCTGGGTGGGATATGTTTGGCCACTCTAGTCTCCGTCAGTCAAATGTCGTCTGTTCGTctgctgtatgtgtttgtggacaTTGCTTTCGATATTGCCCACTTGGTGGACACTCTTCAAGCCAATTTCAGTCCCCGAGAGAGGATTGCT TTAAAGACTTGTCTGCCTCTCTATAATATTGTCCTGCCCAGAGAGAAGCCTCTTTCCTCGTGTGAAGTACTCGGCTGTACTGCCCCTCGATTGGAGGACTTGGATCTAATCATGTCAGTCCTCCACTCATTTCCA TATGTGGGCGATGGAAGATTCCACAGCGAGGCTCTCATGATTGCTAACCCGAGACTTCCCCTCTACAAGTTGGGTGGGTTGATTTCTTGTAGTTACAGTCCCTATACTCGCACACTCACACGGGAATATTATGACTATGCTCAAATGATGAGTGTCCGTGGGAAGGATATTGAATTGGCCTCATCCGCACATACTTTTGGGCTAGTTCTGGGTACTTTAGGGAGACAAGGGTCACTCAAAGTGCTGCAATGTTTGGCACAGACCTTCGAAAAGGCTCGTCGGTCGTTCGTCCTTGTGCTTATATCAGAACTGTCGCCCACACGAATGGCACATTTCGGGGATGCTATTGACGCGTATGTTTGTCATGTGCATTCCCAGATGGGTACAGGTTGCCTGTCCTCGTCTTTCCATTGA